A single region of the Sulfitobacter geojensis genome encodes:
- a CDS encoding alpha-2-macroglobulin family protein — MRLVMAAGLAWAFLSLGAIQSAAQNALPEQRYLQSRDTDFFGADLTNLFDTTQAACARACSAEEACVAYTFNTRNNACFPKSAITERQPYVGAVSAQKTATEPRVLAAQAARQNDLAFLETGDFEAARALVAANAARYSFDGETIEDLTSAMIRAEQTGETVVAQRWAGKAAALSDSADLWTAYARLSLLRAKSGQNAERRSARRAALQAAINGYFRADQSGSRVEALRVLAQALEANNRGRDMIPALRLALDITPRDDLSAALEDAIGKYGFRVTEHRVDNNAAAPRICTEFSEKLVQAGVDYEPFVRVEGRGLVVQTDDSQLCIDGVEHGARYTVTLRAGLPAASGEVLHKDVTLQLYVRDRAASVRFAGRAYVLPRSADAALPVETVNATTLELSLRRVSDRNLVRAIRESYFGRPLSAHEDDRFTDALANEVWTGEATVQNELNVDMTTRLPLAAALEDQPAGVYTLSAAVPGQDRYENPAALQWFVLSDLGITTWSGTDGMHIAVRRLGNARGAAGIKVSLISRANAVLGEVTTDADGFAQFPAGLTRGNGAAQPALLMAEEGSSDVAFLPLTDPAFDLSDRGVEGHAPAPPIDTFLTTDRGAYRVGEVIYATVLTRDGQARASQGLPVTAVLKRPDGVEYSRQLSRDSKAGGHVFALPLGGDVPRGAWRLDIHTDLAAPALASQTVLVEDFLPERIDFDITLPDAPLRLDQTPPLGVDVRYFFGAPGANLKVDGDVRLSPTRVQSGWHGYRFGRYDTDFRRQTRVIAGATTDAQGRAALALRLPQLDEEPQTPLNATVTLRVAEGSGRPVERRVEKAVTPATTLIGIKPAFDEVLPEGADAAFDLVAMNPDGTAGKMPVRWTVNKVETRYQWYQLYGNWEWEPVTRRIRVATGDVALDGTAMRITAPTEWGRYELVAERIGSPYTVSSIEFSAGWYGGDGGTDTPDRLDLSLDAETYETGDTATLRLVAGGEGVAMISVLSNRVIERRVVPVTAGENTVALTVNADWGTGAYVTASVLRGMDVAAGLNPSRQLGLVHAAVAPADKKLNVSFDVPEQLDGQAGTVTARVLVDGIAEGQTAYVTLAAVDLGILNLTGFDAPDPTDHYFGQRRLGVGLRDIYGRLIDGMNGALGTVRSGGDAAASVQVQSPPPTEKLMAFFTGPVAVGADGYAEVEIIKPAFNGTIRLMAVAWSPDAVGDATFDVVAKDPVVVTASLPRFLAPQDSSRLLLELVHASGAAGDVALQIYADAGVALGDVPATVRLDENASARLNIPVTAREIGDHLITIVLTTPEGAELRKVLNMPVRDNDPEVALTRQFSLGAGETFTFDDNVFAGLRAGTGTATLTAGPLARFDVPGLLQQLDRYPYGCTEQLTSGAMPLLYLSSVAQSAGLGEPAQINDKITQAIARILTRQSSNGAFGLWRANSGEFWLDAYVTDFLFRARAQGHAIPDLAYSLAMDNLRNRISYAPDFDQGGEDIAYALLVLARAGAASMGDLRYYADTKAQDFATPLALAQLGTALAAYGDPLRADAMFRKAGAMLNRDTPTRQWRDDFGTPLRDTAAVLKFSAEAGSDALDPVALTASLHAGNSRLSTQEAAQVVLAAHALSTPDAVAKLRVDGVDASGPVVKRLNAGTGGSSMIENISASAMDVTMTAYGVPEVAPDAGGYGYQITRRTFTMEGTPVEGPVPSGTRLVVVLEVTPFEEVGARLIIDDPLPAGFEIDNPNLLRSGEIGALDWLQTKDSENAEFRSDRFVAAVNHREAKPFQLAYVVRAVTPGVYHHPAATVEDMYRAEYRANTATGSVTVTP; from the coding sequence ATGCGGCTTGTGATGGCAGCAGGATTGGCATGGGCGTTTTTGAGCCTCGGCGCGATACAGTCGGCAGCCCAGAATGCGCTGCCTGAACAGCGGTATTTGCAATCGCGGGATACGGATTTCTTCGGTGCTGATCTGACCAATCTGTTCGACACCACACAAGCCGCTTGCGCGCGTGCGTGTTCTGCCGAAGAGGCCTGTGTCGCCTATACGTTTAACACCCGCAACAACGCCTGTTTCCCGAAATCGGCCATCACGGAACGTCAGCCTTACGTCGGTGCGGTTTCGGCACAAAAGACCGCGACAGAACCGCGTGTTTTGGCCGCTCAGGCGGCGCGGCAAAATGATTTGGCGTTTCTGGAGACGGGTGATTTCGAAGCGGCGCGCGCATTGGTCGCGGCGAACGCGGCGCGCTACAGTTTTGACGGGGAAACGATAGAGGATCTGACCTCCGCGATGATCCGCGCCGAACAAACGGGTGAAACCGTTGTGGCCCAACGCTGGGCGGGCAAGGCTGCAGCCCTGTCAGACAGCGCGGATTTGTGGACAGCATATGCGCGATTGTCCCTGCTGCGGGCCAAATCCGGCCAGAACGCTGAACGGCGCAGCGCCCGACGCGCCGCGTTGCAGGCGGCAATCAACGGGTATTTTCGGGCGGATCAGTCCGGTTCGCGTGTGGAGGCGTTGCGCGTATTGGCGCAAGCGCTTGAAGCCAATAATCGGGGCCGCGACATGATACCGGCGCTGCGCCTTGCGTTGGACATCACCCCGCGCGACGATCTGAGTGCTGCGCTTGAGGATGCCATTGGTAAATACGGGTTCCGCGTCACGGAGCATCGCGTTGACAACAATGCAGCCGCGCCGCGCATCTGCACGGAGTTTTCCGAAAAACTGGTACAGGCGGGCGTCGATTACGAACCCTTCGTGCGTGTTGAAGGGCGCGGTCTGGTTGTACAAACCGACGACAGCCAGCTTTGCATCGACGGGGTGGAACATGGCGCACGCTATACGGTCACCCTTCGCGCGGGCCTGCCAGCGGCAAGCGGTGAAGTACTGCACAAGGATGTAACCCTACAGCTTTATGTGCGGGATCGCGCCGCTTCGGTCCGTTTCGCGGGCCGTGCCTATGTCCTGCCGCGTAGTGCCGATGCAGCCTTGCCGGTCGAGACGGTGAATGCGACTACGCTTGAACTGTCCTTGCGTCGGGTCAGTGATCGCAATCTGGTGCGCGCCATCCGCGAAAGTTATTTCGGACGTCCGCTAAGCGCACATGAAGATGACCGTTTCACGGATGCGCTGGCCAATGAGGTCTGGACCGGCGAAGCCACGGTGCAGAACGAGTTGAACGTGGATATGACCACTCGCTTGCCTCTTGCCGCGGCGCTGGAGGATCAGCCTGCGGGTGTTTACACGCTCAGCGCTGCGGTGCCAGGTCAGGACCGGTATGAAAACCCCGCTGCGCTGCAATGGTTTGTCTTGTCCGATTTGGGCATTACAACATGGAGCGGGACGGACGGCATGCACATCGCCGTGCGCAGGCTTGGCAATGCCAGGGGGGCGGCAGGGATCAAGGTTAGCTTGATCAGCCGCGCCAATGCGGTGCTGGGCGAGGTGACGACCGACGCTGACGGATTTGCACAATTTCCGGCGGGGCTGACGCGCGGCAACGGTGCCGCGCAACCGGCTCTGTTGATGGCCGAAGAGGGCAGCAGCGATGTAGCCTTCCTGCCGCTGACGGATCCGGCATTCGATCTGTCCGACCGCGGCGTGGAAGGCCACGCGCCCGCCCCGCCGATTGATACGTTTCTGACAACGGATCGCGGGGCGTACCGCGTGGGCGAGGTGATTTATGCCACGGTGCTGACGCGCGATGGTCAGGCCCGCGCATCGCAAGGGCTGCCGGTGACCGCCGTTCTGAAACGCCCTGACGGGGTTGAATACAGCCGTCAGCTTAGCCGCGACAGCAAAGCGGGCGGTCATGTTTTTGCGCTGCCTTTGGGCGGGGATGTGCCACGTGGCGCGTGGCGGTTGGATATTCACACCGATCTTGCCGCACCGGCGCTGGCCAGCCAAACCGTGCTGGTAGAGGATTTCCTGCCCGAGCGGATCGACTTTGACATCACCCTGCCTGATGCGCCCTTGCGCCTTGATCAAACGCCGCCCCTTGGTGTCGATGTGCGCTATTTTTTCGGGGCACCCGGTGCGAACCTGAAGGTGGACGGCGATGTGCGGCTGAGCCCCACGCGCGTACAAAGCGGTTGGCACGGCTACAGATTTGGCCGCTACGATACGGATTTTCGCAGGCAGACCCGAGTGATCGCAGGTGCCACAACAGATGCTCAGGGGCGCGCCGCGCTGGCCCTGCGCTTGCCGCAACTGGACGAGGAGCCACAAACCCCGTTGAATGCCACTGTGACTTTGCGTGTCGCTGAAGGGTCGGGGCGTCCGGTAGAGCGGCGCGTTGAAAAGGCGGTCACGCCTGCAACGACCCTGATCGGGATCAAGCCCGCGTTTGACGAGGTGCTGCCCGAAGGGGCTGACGCCGCCTTTGATCTGGTCGCAATGAACCCCGATGGCACCGCCGGCAAAATGCCTGTGCGCTGGACCGTGAACAAGGTCGAAACACGGTATCAATGGTATCAGCTTTACGGCAATTGGGAGTGGGAACCCGTCACGCGGCGCATCCGTGTTGCGACGGGCGATGTGGCATTGGATGGCACTGCCATGCGGATCACCGCTCCGACCGAATGGGGCAGGTACGAGCTTGTCGCGGAACGCATCGGCAGCCCGTATACTGTATCCTCGATTGAGTTTTCTGCCGGTTGGTACGGCGGTGACGGTGGGACAGATACGCCTGACCGGCTGGACCTGTCCCTTGACGCAGAAACCTATGAAACCGGCGATACCGCCACCCTGCGCCTTGTCGCTGGCGGTGAGGGCGTAGCGATGATCAGCGTGCTGTCTAATCGCGTGATTGAACGCCGCGTCGTGCCGGTTACTGCGGGCGAAAATACAGTGGCTTTGACGGTGAATGCAGACTGGGGCACCGGTGCCTATGTGACGGCCTCGGTGCTGCGCGGGATGGATGTTGCGGCAGGGCTGAACCCCAGCCGTCAACTGGGATTGGTCCATGCTGCCGTTGCTCCGGCTGACAAAAAGCTGAACGTCAGTTTTGATGTGCCCGAACAGCTTGATGGGCAGGCGGGCACCGTGACGGCGCGCGTTTTGGTCGATGGTATTGCTGAAGGGCAGACCGCCTATGTCACCCTTGCCGCGGTTGATCTGGGTATCCTGAACCTTACCGGTTTTGATGCGCCTGATCCTACAGACCACTACTTTGGCCAGCGCCGTCTGGGGGTTGGGTTGCGCGATATTTATGGGCGGCTGATCGACGGGATGAACGGCGCATTGGGCACAGTCCGCTCTGGCGGCGATGCGGCGGCCAGCGTTCAGGTGCAATCGCCGCCGCCGACCGAAAAACTGATGGCATTTTTTACGGGCCCCGTGGCGGTTGGCGCGGATGGTTACGCCGAGGTCGAGATCATCAAACCGGCTTTCAACGGGACGATCCGCTTGATGGCTGTGGCCTGGTCGCCAGACGCTGTGGGCGATGCAACGTTTGATGTTGTTGCGAAAGACCCTGTTGTCGTCACCGCCTCACTGCCGCGTTTCCTTGCCCCCCAAGACAGCAGCCGCTTGTTGCTGGAACTGGTACATGCGTCCGGGGCTGCGGGTGATGTCGCGTTGCAGATCTATGCGGATGCCGGTGTTGCATTGGGCGATGTGCCTGCCACAGTGCGTCTGGATGAAAACGCCAGCGCGCGGTTGAACATACCGGTCACCGCACGTGAAATCGGCGATCACCTGATCACTATTGTATTGACCACACCGGAGGGGGCCGAGCTGCGCAAGGTGCTGAACATGCCGGTGCGCGATAATGATCCAGAGGTGGCGCTGACCCGGCAATTCTCGCTCGGGGCGGGCGAAACCTTCACCTTTGACGACAATGTCTTTGCCGGTCTGCGTGCGGGCACGGGCACCGCCACCCTGACTGCCGGTCCGCTGGCGCGGTTTGACGTGCCGGGTTTGCTACAGCAGCTTGACCGCTACCCTTATGGCTGCACCGAACAACTCACCTCCGGTGCGATGCCGCTGCTTTACCTGAGTTCGGTCGCGCAATCGGCAGGGCTGGGAGAACCGGCGCAGATCAACGACAAGATCACACAGGCCATCGCGCGGATTTTGACGCGACAATCCAGTAACGGTGCATTCGGGCTATGGCGGGCCAATTCCGGTGAATTCTGGCTGGACGCCTATGTCACCGATTTCCTGTTCCGCGCCCGCGCGCAGGGCCACGCGATACCGGACCTTGCCTATTCGCTGGCGATGGACAATCTGCGCAACCGGATCAGCTATGCGCCCGATTTCGATCAGGGCGGCGAAGATATCGCTTATGCGCTGCTGGTACTGGCACGTGCCGGTGCGGCCAGCATGGGGGACCTGCGATATTATGCGGATACCAAAGCACAGGATTTTGCGACACCGCTGGCGCTGGCCCAACTGGGAACGGCGCTGGCCGCCTATGGCGATCCGCTGCGGGCTGATGCGATGTTCCGCAAGGCGGGCGCGATGTTGAACAGGGACACGCCGACCCGACAATGGCGCGACGATTTCGGCACGCCCCTGCGCGACACCGCCGCTGTCCTGAAATTCAGCGCCGAAGCTGGAAGTGACGCGCTTGACCCCGTTGCCCTGACCGCGAGCTTGCATGCTGGCAACAGCCGCCTGTCCACGCAGGAAGCGGCGCAAGTTGTGCTGGCAGCACATGCATTAAGCACGCCGGATGCGGTGGCAAAGCTAAGGGTGGATGGGGTTGATGCCAGTGGTCCCGTCGTGAAACGCCTGAACGCGGGTACCGGCGGCAGTTCCATGATCGAGAACATCAGCGCAAGCGCGATGGACGTCACGATGACCGCCTACGGCGTGCCCGAAGTTGCCCCGGATGCGGGCGGGTACGGATATCAAATCACGCGCCGTACCTTCACGATGGAAGGAACACCGGTTGAGGGGCCTGTCCCATCCGGCACGCGGCTGGTTGTGGTGCTGGAGGTCACCCCCTTTGAGGAAGTCGGCGCGCGGTTGATCATCGACGACCCGCTGCCGGCAGGGTTTGAAATCGACAACCCGAACCTTTTGCGCAGTGGCGAGATTGGCGCGCTCGACTGGCTTCAAACCAAAGACAGCGAAAACGCGGAATTCCGCAGTGACCGCTTTGTCGCGGCCGTGAACCATCGCGAGGCAAAGCCGTTTCAACTGGCCTATGTTGTGCGGGCTGTGACACCGGGGGTTTATCATCACCCCGCCGCCACGGTCGAAGACATGTACCGCGCTGAATACCGCGCCAATACCGCAACCGGATCGGTGACTGTCACGCCATGA
- a CDS encoding nickel/cobalt transporter encodes MRHVLSIAACLVFVALGWFWFTGGFDRLGFWAATQQRDFQNGIARALRLVRAGEAAAITTVLLGCFAYGLAHAAGPGHGKVLIGGYGFARKVPMLRLSLIALAASLGQAVTAVLLVYAGVLVLNLGREAMVEMTEAIMAPVSYGAIALIGLWLVWRGVRKLSSRASGTQHDHTHDHDHTHDHAHEGHDHHCASCGHAHGPSLDQVENVTSLREALMLIAGIAVRPCTGALFVLIITWQMGIGGLGIAGAFAMAFGTALVTIFVGLVAGGLRGGMLAGLSGSPQLARAMAGLEVLAGIAVVFLAGGLLLRAL; translated from the coding sequence ATGCGACATGTCCTGAGTATCGCCGCCTGCCTCGTTTTTGTCGCGTTGGGGTGGTTCTGGTTCACCGGCGGGTTTGACCGTTTGGGTTTTTGGGCTGCAACCCAGCAACGCGATTTCCAGAACGGTATTGCGCGCGCCTTGCGCCTTGTCCGTGCAGGAGAAGCGGCCGCAATCACGACGGTGCTGTTGGGCTGTTTCGCCTATGGGCTGGCACATGCGGCCGGGCCGGGGCACGGTAAGGTCCTGATCGGGGGCTATGGATTTGCGCGTAAGGTTCCGATGCTGCGCCTGTCGCTGATCGCCTTGGCGGCATCGCTGGGTCAGGCGGTTACGGCGGTGCTTCTGGTCTATGCCGGTGTGCTGGTGTTGAACCTTGGCCGCGAAGCGATGGTGGAGATGACCGAAGCGATTATGGCACCCGTCAGCTATGGTGCAATCGCGTTGATCGGTTTGTGGCTGGTCTGGCGTGGTGTGCGCAAGCTGTCGTCGCGCGCGTCGGGCACCCAGCATGATCACACGCATGACCACGACCACACCCATGATCACGCCCATGAAGGGCACGACCACCACTGCGCCAGTTGCGGGCATGCCCATGGTCCTTCGCTGGATCAGGTCGAAAATGTGACAAGCCTGCGCGAGGCTTTGATGCTGATCGCGGGCATTGCGGTGCGCCCCTGCACCGGTGCGTTGTTTGTGCTGATCATCACATGGCAAATGGGCATTGGCGGGCTTGGCATTGCGGGTGCTTTTGCGATGGCGTTCGGCACAGCGCTTGTCACCATCTTTGTCGGGCTGGTGGCCGGTGGTCTGCGCGGCGGTATGTTGGCAGGGCTCAGCGGCTCACCCCAGCTCGCGCGGGCGATGGCGGGTCTTGAGGTGCTGGCAGGTATTGCGGTTGTGTTCCTCGCCGGTGGCCTGCTGCTGCGCGCGCTTTAA
- the pbpC gene encoding penicillin-binding protein 1C, which produces MIRRLVPFVLVLALWGAAALRDEVDRWVGATVLPPVLVETSVEMRDRHGVLMRVFPVEDGRVRLALRLDQVDPAFVSMLIAYEDKRFYRHSGVDPLALLRATGQAVMSGRVVSGGSTLTMQVARLLENSGTGRWAGKLRQIRLALALEQQLGKDEILTLYLAHAPYGGAMEGLRAGSLAWFGKEPRRLTMAEAALLVALPQAPETRRPDRHPRAAKAARARVLARVAAPDQIRMAAIPQTMRPLVRLAPHLTDRLHAQDPVALRHDLTLDARMQAQMETLAARAVRGHPAGVSAAIVVADHRSGAVLASVGSPAYADTGGALGFVDMTRALRSPGSTLKPFIYAMAFDQGLAHPDTLIDDSPVAFGRYAPQNFDGAFRGDVTVREALQLSLNIPPVLLTQELGPARLMGLMRKGGAKPQLAGKAGLAVALGGVGLSLNDLVQLYGGLAQGGVVHPLIWRQGVTQPPRNILSPASAWQVSHILASIAPPKGAADVRHIAYKTGTSYGHRDAWAIGFDGAHVIGVWLGRPDGTPVPGAFGGALAAPVLFEAFGRISPVPALLPPPPPETLIVSTAALPVPLQRFRPRDAVFRKTVNAPVVRFPPEGAVLRRNGDGLPLKLAAGVFPLTVLIDGVPVLTGLNRRDIQLPLLDQGFSRISVVDATGQSASVQIRIE; this is translated from the coding sequence ATGATCCGCCGGCTTGTCCCTTTTGTGCTGGTGTTGGCCCTCTGGGGTGCAGCTGCTTTGCGTGACGAAGTGGACCGTTGGGTTGGTGCCACCGTTTTGCCGCCCGTGCTGGTCGAAACCTCGGTCGAGATGCGCGACAGGCACGGCGTTTTGATGCGGGTGTTTCCGGTCGAGGATGGCCGCGTCCGACTGGCACTGCGGTTGGATCAAGTGGACCCGGCGTTCGTGTCGATGTTGATCGCATATGAGGACAAGCGGTTTTACCGTCACAGCGGCGTTGATCCGCTGGCCTTGCTGCGCGCCACGGGTCAGGCGGTTATGTCGGGGCGTGTTGTGTCCGGCGGATCGACCCTGACGATGCAGGTGGCGCGATTGCTGGAAAACTCCGGTACCGGACGATGGGCCGGCAAACTGCGCCAGATCAGGCTGGCTTTGGCGTTGGAACAACAGCTCGGTAAGGATGAGATCCTGACACTTTATCTTGCCCACGCGCCTTATGGTGGCGCGATGGAGGGGCTGCGGGCGGGCAGTCTGGCATGGTTCGGCAAAGAGCCGCGGCGGCTCACGATGGCAGAGGCGGCATTGCTGGTCGCCCTGCCACAAGCCCCCGAAACACGCAGACCGGACCGTCATCCAAGGGCCGCAAAAGCAGCCCGTGCGCGGGTTTTGGCAAGGGTCGCGGCACCCGATCAAATCCGCATGGCCGCAATCCCGCAAACCATGCGTCCGCTTGTGCGCCTTGCCCCGCATCTGACGGACCGGCTGCATGCACAGGATCCCGTTGCCTTGCGCCATGATCTGACGCTGGATGCGCGGATGCAGGCGCAGATGGAAACCCTTGCCGCCCGTGCAGTGCGGGGGCACCCCGCTGGCGTATCCGCTGCGATTGTCGTCGCGGATCATCGCAGTGGCGCGGTCCTGGCCTCGGTCGGGTCGCCCGCTTATGCGGACACAGGCGGTGCTTTGGGTTTTGTGGATATGACGCGGGCTCTGCGGTCGCCCGGATCGACCCTGAAACCATTTATCTACGCCATGGCGTTCGATCAGGGGTTGGCGCACCCTGATACATTGATCGACGATTCCCCCGTGGCCTTTGGCCGTTATGCGCCACAGAATTTCGACGGTGCGTTTCGCGGCGACGTTACCGTGCGCGAGGCGTTGCAACTGTCGCTGAACATCCCGCCGGTGCTGTTGACCCAAGAACTGGGTCCGGCGCGACTGATGGGGCTGATGCGCAAGGGGGGTGCCAAACCGCAACTTGCCGGCAAGGCGGGGTTGGCCGTGGCATTGGGCGGTGTGGGGCTAAGTCTGAATGACCTTGTGCAGCTTTATGGCGGGCTGGCGCAAGGCGGTGTGGTACATCCGTTGATCTGGCGGCAGGGCGTTACGCAACCGCCGCGCAACATCCTGTCCCCTGCATCCGCTTGGCAGGTGTCACATATCCTTGCCAGTATCGCCCCACCCAAGGGCGCGGCAGATGTCCGTCACATCGCCTATAAAACCGGCACGTCTTATGGCCATCGTGATGCATGGGCCATCGGATTTGACGGGGCGCATGTCATTGGCGTCTGGCTAGGGCGGCCCGATGGCACGCCTGTGCCCGGTGCCTTTGGCGGTGCGCTGGCGGCTCCTGTCCTGTTCGAAGCCTTCGGTCGGATCAGTCCGGTGCCGGCGCTGCTGCCTCCGCCACCGCCCGAAACGTTGATCGTTAGCACGGCGGCCCTGCCGGTGCCGCTGCAACGGTTCCGGCCCCGCGACGCGGTGTTTCGCAAAACCGTGAATGCGCCGGTGGTGCGGTTCCCTCCAGAAGGTGCGGTGCTGCGCCGGAACGGTGACGGGCTGCCGCTGAAACTTGCGGCTGGCGTATTTCCGCTGACTGTCCTTATCGACGGGGTGCCGGTTTTGACCGGCCTGAACCGCCGCGACATTCAATTACCGCTTTTGGATCAAGGGTTTTCGCGAATTTCGGTGGTCGATGCCACAGGCCAGTCGGCAAGTGTTCAGATCAGGATTGAATGA
- a CDS encoding DUF1007 family protein: MNDRDLVVRDPMPYFENTMKHVLALTLSLMTAAPLAAHPHIFVDTGLDLQFDAKGQLSEVRITWAYDEFYSLLITEDRGLDPDFDGVLTEAETADLQGFDMQWSEGFNGDLVITQDGRTLTLSAPMQATAVYENARITTTHVRQVTQDQTVGAPIEIKPYDPTYYSAYDVTLPVRIKGTTSCDKAFEVPDVQARMQEVSDQLAAMDEMSDENTPDIGVLMATTVRVTCDMS; this comes from the coding sequence TTGAATGATCGTGATCTTGTTGTGCGCGATCCGATGCCCTATTTCGAAAATACCATGAAACACGTGCTCGCCCTTACCTTATCCCTGATGACCGCCGCGCCGCTGGCTGCCCATCCGCATATCTTTGTGGATACCGGACTGGACTTGCAGTTCGACGCAAAGGGCCAACTGAGCGAAGTGCGGATCACATGGGCCTATGACGAGTTTTATTCGCTGCTGATCACCGAAGACCGCGGGCTTGACCCCGACTTTGACGGTGTGTTGACCGAAGCGGAAACAGCCGATCTTCAAGGGTTTGACATGCAATGGTCCGAAGGGTTCAACGGCGATCTGGTGATCACGCAAGACGGGCGCACCTTGACGCTTTCTGCGCCGATGCAGGCCACGGCCGTCTATGAAAACGCGCGTATTACCACGACCCATGTGCGGCAAGTGACGCAGGATCAAACCGTCGGTGCCCCGATCGAGATCAAGCCTTACGATCCAACCTATTACAGCGCTTATGACGTCACACTGCCGGTACGCATCAAGGGTACGACGTCCTGCGACAAGGCATTCGAGGTGCCCGATGTTCAGGCGCGCATGCAAGAGGTGAGCGACCAATTGGCGGCGATGGATGAAATGTCGGACGAAAACACGCCAGACATTGGCGTCCTGATGGCCACCACGGTGCGTGTGACATGCGACATGTCCTGA
- a CDS encoding membrane protein translates to MTATLVYDPLIPFSLLIVVTIIALIGLILAILRGLNGWALRGAAAAVVLGALANPSYQQEDRAPLSDIVLLVEDESASQKLGGRAAQTSDAAQALAAQITARPNTEIRRITVPDGMGDAGTQVMTAITDALAEEPQARIAGILAISDGRVHDADLPVDLPAPMHLLMTGKEADWDRRLTVSNAPAFAIIGEAVTLTLRIDDLGNAPAGETLAPLDISIDGEPAQTFRVPIGQDLELPVTLPHGGRNVIRFSLPEAPGELTDRNNAALIQMNGVRDRLRVLLVSGEPHPGGRTWRNLLKSDSSVDLVHFTILRPPEKQDGVPVTELSLIAFPTRELFMEKIEDFDLIIFDRYQRRGILPALYLDNVANYVRQGGAVLVAAGPDFATADSIYRSPLGAVIPATPTARVLEEPYSPTVTDLGQRHPVTTNLPDNGDWGRWLRQIDVAEPQGNVVMEGIDGRPLLVLNRVEEGRVALLASDHAWLWSRGYEGGGPQLELLRRLAHWMMKEPELEEEALVATAEGQSMRITRRTLGETVPPVTVTGPDGSTVEVPLTESADGVFDGAFEGPEMGLYRLDNGDQTSVIGLGPAAPREFVETIASGDALAPLVTSVRGGVARLEDGLPRLRNVRAGRPAAGRGWLGITPRGAYETRDIRQTAILPGWLVLLLSAALITAAWLREGRR, encoded by the coding sequence ATGACCGCAACACTTGTATATGATCCGCTGATCCCGTTTTCCCTGCTGATCGTGGTGACAATCATCGCGCTGATCGGGTTGATATTGGCGATCCTGCGCGGGCTGAACGGATGGGCTTTGCGCGGGGCCGCAGCAGCGGTGGTGCTGGGCGCATTGGCAAATCCGTCTTATCAGCAAGAAGACCGCGCGCCGCTCAGCGACATTGTCCTGTTGGTCGAGGATGAAAGCGCAAGCCAGAAACTGGGCGGGCGGGCCGCGCAAACATCCGACGCGGCACAGGCGCTGGCCGCACAGATTACCGCACGGCCAAATACCGAAATCCGCCGGATCACCGTGCCCGATGGCATGGGCGATGCAGGAACGCAGGTGATGACGGCCATCACCGATGCGCTGGCCGAGGAACCGCAGGCGCGCATTGCCGGCATTCTGGCGATCAGCGACGGGCGTGTGCATGACGCTGATCTGCCTGTCGATCTACCCGCACCGATGCATCTGCTGATGACGGGTAAAGAGGCCGACTGGGACCGCCGCTTGACGGTCAGCAACGCACCTGCCTTTGCGATCATTGGCGAAGCGGTCACGCTGACCTTGCGCATTGATGACCTCGGGAATGCGCCGGCGGGCGAAACCCTTGCGCCGCTGGACATCTCCATCGACGGCGAACCGGCGCAGACCTTTCGCGTGCCGATTGGTCAGGACCTTGAGCTGCCCGTGACCCTGCCCCATGGCGGGCGTAATGTGATCCGGTTTTCCCTGCCGGAAGCGCCCGGCGAGTTGACCGACCGCAACAATGCGGCCCTGATCCAGATGAACGGGGTGCGCGACCGGTTGCGGGTGCTGCTGGTCAGTGGTGAACCACATCCCGGCGGGCGCACATGGCGCAACCTGTTGAAATCAGACAGCTCTGTCGATCTGGTCCATTTCACGATTCTGCGCCCACCGGAAAAACAGGACGGCGTGCCGGTAACCGAACTGTCGCTGATCGCCTTTCCCACCCGCGAGCTGTTCATGGAAAAGATCGAGGATTTCGACCTGATCATCTTTGACCGCTATCAACGGCGCGGCATCCTGCCCGCGCTCTATCTCGACAATGTCGCGAACTACGTGCGTCAGGGCGGTGCGGTTCTGGTGGCTGCCGGTCCTGATTTTGCAACGGCTGACAGCATTTACCGCTCGCCCTTGGGTGCGGTCATCCCCGCCACGCCAACCGCACGCGTGCTGGAAGAACCCTACAGTCCGACTGTGACGGATTTGGGTCAGCGCCATCCGGTAACGACCAATCTGCCCGATAACGGCGATTGGGGACGCTGGTTGCGCCAGATTGATGTCGCCGAACCGCAAGGCAATGTGGTGATGGAAGGCATCGACGGACGCCCCTTGCTGGTGCTGAACCGCGTTGAGGAAGGGCGCGTGGCACTCCTCGCCTCGGACCATGCATGGCTGTGGAGTCGCGGATATGAAGGAGGCGGACCGCAGTTGGAACTGCTGCGCCGTCTGGCCCATTGGATGATGAAAGAACCAGAACTTGAGGAAGAAGCGCTGGTTGCCACGGCCGAGGGCCAAAGCATGCGGATCACACGCCGCACCTTGGGCGAAACCGTGCCACCGGTCACCGTGACCGGACCGGACGGCAGCACCGTTGAGGTACCGCTGACCGAAAGTGCAGATGGTGTGTTTGACGGGGCGTTCGAAGGCCCCGAGATGGGGCTTTATCGACTGGATAACGGCGATCAGACCTCTGTGATCGGCCTTGGCCCTGCAGCCCCGCGCGAATTTGTCGAGACCATTGCCAGCGGCGATGCCTTGGCACCGCTTGTTACTTCGGTACGCGGCGGCGTGGCACGTCTGGAGGACGGTTTGCCCCGGTTGCGCAACGTGCGTGCAGGGCGTCCTGCGGCGGGGCGCGGCTGGCTCGGGATCACGCCGCGCGGCGCTTACGAAACCCGCGATATTCGCCAGACGGCGATCCTGCCCGGATGGTTGGTTTTGTTGCTATCGGCGGCGTTGATCACCGCTGCATGGCTGCGTGAAGGACGCCGTTAA